One window of Bactrocera tryoni isolate S06 chromosome 2, CSIRO_BtryS06_freeze2, whole genome shotgun sequence genomic DNA carries:
- the LOC120768814 gene encoding elastin-like, translated as MFHQHKGRPHTSLITRQELRELEWEDLSHPSYCPDIIASSLADQAVPQLGGRSGPGGFGGPGGFGGPGGFGGPGGFGGLAVLVVLAVPVGPAVLVVLAVWWSWWSGGPGGSQRGSGRFGGVGARPGRPQGPRPCQPRPQPSSSSVAPESSSAAPSTAAPTEAP; from the exons ATGTTTCACCAGCACAAAGgtagaccacacacttcgttgataaCTCGTCAGGAGCTACGGGAGCTCGAATGGGAGGATTTATCACATCCATCATATTGCCCGGACATCATAGCgtcaa GTTTGGCGGACCAGGCGGTCCCACAACTAGGAGGACGCAGTGGTCCTGGCGGTTTTGGTGGTCCTGGCGGTTTTGGTGGTCCCGGCGGTTTTGGCGGCCCTGGCGGTTTTGGTGGTCTGGCGGTTTTGGTGGTCCTGGCGGTCCCTGTTGGTCCGGCGGTTTTGGTAGTCCTGGCGGTTTGGTGGTCCTGGTGGTCTGGTGGTCCCGGCGGCA GCCAACGAGGATCTGGACGATTTGGCGGTGTTGGAGCGCGCCCAGGCAGACCGCAAGGTCCTCGCCCTTGCCAACCACGACCACAACCATCATCTTCTTCTGTTGCTCCTGAATCTTCATCTGCTGCACCTTCAACTGCTGCGCCCACAGAAGCTCCATAA
- the LOC120768815 gene encoding myosin heavy chain IB-like — protein sequence MKFFTVLFFIAFAVVLVNGQRGGPGGRGGPQLGGGPGGPVGLGGPGGPGGPGGLGGPGGPGGPGGPGGFDGPGGPGGPGGCGPLNSTTVAPAANSTVTPSVVASSTVAANSTTTTTTEAA from the exons ATGAAATTCTTTACGGTATTATTCTTTATCGCTTTCGCCGTGGTCCTTGTTAATG GCCAACGAGGTGGACCTGGCGGACGTGGTGGTCCACAACTAGGCGGTGGTCCTGGCGGTCCTGTTGGTCTTGGTGGTCCAGGTGGTCCTGGCGGTCCTGGTGGTCTTGGCGGCCCTGGTGGTCCTGGCGGTCCAGGTGGTCCTGGTGGTTTTGACGGCCCGGGTGGTCCTGGCGGTCCTGGCGGTTGTGGCCCACTTAATTCCACTACTGTTGCACCAGCTGCCAACTCAACTGTTACACCCTCAGTTGTTGCCAGCTCAACTGTTGCAGCGAATTCAACAACTACTACGACCACAGAGGCTGCATAA